From Woronichinia naegeliana WA131, the proteins below share one genomic window:
- a CDS encoding LapA family protein has translation MTFIANFLSSLMIALGFAAIAVFAVQNITPVSLRLFVFESIQLPVGILLAFCIGFGLILGAFLPLLWQRPAKRRTRIEDMDEFDFEE, from the coding sequence ATGACTTTTATCGCTAACTTTTTAAGTTCTTTAATGATCGCCCTGGGCTTTGCGGCGATCGCGGTTTTTGCCGTTCAAAATATTACCCCTGTCTCCCTCCGCTTATTTGTTTTTGAGTCCATACAATTACCCGTTGGTATTCTCCTCGCCTTTTGTATTGGTTTTGGACTCATTTTAGGTGCTTTCTTACCGTTACTCTGGCAACGTCCGGCAAAACGACGTACAAGAATAGAAGATATGGACGAATTTGATTTTGAGGAATAA
- a CDS encoding chromosome segregation ATPase has translation MNNLQSVSRQAYQQVQRQAERFPYQFWAIVLILVSGGIGFTATNMLFKLPKSPQCSRIFWPIASASMRLYCAQLSADDRTVDSLLQAIKLVASLPKDHPLYGEANRSIEEWANEIVSLADESFQDGKLDEAIATVKRIPNQVQAYKLVEERISSWQETWKKGEAIFAEVEDNLRKARWNDAFRAAVKLLNLDNRYWGTTRYDQSVKNIQLAQEESSKLDTAYRILRRGGIDNWLKAIAEAQKIPKESYAYQESLGLINKAKEKLQNFIQNLIDDKDWQTLSSTVDRIPENIFPAEDTNEWQLLGTAGSDAQSGTLEGIQSAISTAERIADQTRPLYTVAQELIQGWRTEETALTQLAKARQMAESGTVADLTTAIAEAKLVPDSNPRYQDALRDINNWIKQIQIYEDKPVLAKAKELADSGNVGDLQQAIDQASSISRDRALYSEARQEMREWQTMVERQEDQPLLDQAKAIAANQDYASAISTASQVRSGRVLYPEARKNINLWQQEIQSQKTLQRANALAEARTPESLSNAIRLILQIPLSTEAGSQRIQSINTWSYQLLSLAQEKASEASLSEAIRLARVIPKESAAYNTARDLIKDWKQALTPVPTSVPVTPNTPELESPPLPTDLNPTTTTNP, from the coding sequence ATGAATAATTTACAATCTGTTAGTCGCCAAGCTTATCAGCAGGTTCAGCGTCAAGCCGAACGGTTTCCCTATCAGTTTTGGGCGATTGTGCTGATTTTGGTGTCAGGAGGGATTGGCTTTACGGCAACGAACATGCTGTTTAAGTTGCCCAAGAGTCCCCAGTGTTCTCGTATTTTCTGGCCGATCGCCTCCGCCTCTATGCGCTTATATTGTGCTCAGTTATCTGCGGATGATAGAACGGTGGATAGTCTATTACAGGCGATCAAATTGGTAGCAAGCTTGCCCAAGGATCACCCTCTCTATGGCGAAGCAAACCGTAGCATTGAAGAATGGGCCAATGAAATTGTGAGTTTAGCGGATGAATCTTTCCAAGATGGCAAGTTAGATGAAGCGATCGCCACGGTAAAACGCATTCCCAATCAGGTACAGGCCTATAAATTAGTTGAAGAGCGTATTAGCAGTTGGCAAGAGACCTGGAAAAAAGGAGAAGCTATTTTTGCTGAGGTTGAGGATAACCTGCGGAAGGCACGCTGGAATGATGCTTTTCGGGCGGCGGTAAAATTATTGAATCTGGATAATCGTTACTGGGGAACGACGAGATACGATCAAAGCGTTAAAAATATTCAGTTAGCCCAGGAAGAAAGCAGTAAATTAGACACGGCTTATCGGATTTTGCGTCGGGGTGGCATTGACAATTGGCTGAAAGCGATCGCCGAAGCTCAAAAAATTCCCAAGGAAAGTTATGCCTATCAGGAATCTTTGGGTTTAATAAATAAAGCCAAGGAAAAATTACAGAACTTTATTCAAAATCTAATTGATGACAAGGATTGGCAAACCCTGTCCAGCACCGTTGATCGTATTCCAGAAAATATTTTTCCGGCGGAAGATACTAACGAATGGCAGTTACTAGGAACGGCTGGCAGTGATGCTCAATCCGGCACGTTAGAGGGCATTCAATCGGCCATTTCAACGGCGGAAAGAATAGCAGATCAAACTCGTCCCCTTTACACGGTGGCGCAAGAATTAATCCAAGGTTGGCGCACGGAGGAAACGGCTTTAACCCAATTGGCTAAGGCTCGACAAATGGCTGAATCGGGTACGGTCGCAGATTTAACGACCGCGATCGCCGAGGCCAAACTGGTTCCCGATAGCAATCCCCGTTATCAAGATGCTCTACGGGATATCAATAACTGGATAAAGCAAATTCAAATCTATGAAGATAAACCAGTACTTGCTAAGGCAAAAGAATTAGCTGACTCTGGTAATGTTGGCGATCTGCAACAGGCCATCGATCAAGCTTCTAGTATTAGCCGCGATCGCGCTCTTTATTCCGAAGCCCGTCAAGAAATGCGAGAATGGCAGACAATGGTAGAACGCCAAGAGGATCAACCCTTGCTCGATCAAGCAAAAGCGATCGCTGCCAATCAAGACTATGCCTCAGCGATTAGTACGGCATCTCAAGTTCGCTCTGGACGAGTTCTGTATCCTGAAGCGCGTAAAAATATCAATCTTTGGCAGCAGGAAATTCAATCTCAGAAAACCCTGCAACGGGCAAACGCACTGGCCGAGGCTCGAACACCAGAATCTCTCTCCAATGCCATTCGTTTAATTCTCCAAATTCCCCTCTCAACGGAAGCAGGCAGTCAGCGGATTCAATCGATTAATACATGGAGCTATCAACTCCTATCCCTAGCCCAGGAAAAAGCCAGTGAGGCTTCTTTATCAGAAGCGATTCGCCTAGCACGAGTAATTCCCAAGGAAAGTGCCGCCTATAACACGGCCAGAGACTTGATTAAGGATTGGAAACAGGCCTTAACACCTGTTCCGACCAGTGTTCCTGTCACACCCAATACTCCAGAGTTGGAGAGTCCTCCCCTGCCTACCGATCTGAACCCGACAACGACGACCAATCCCTAA
- a CDS encoding ATP-dependent Clp protease proteolytic subunit has protein sequence MPIGVPSVPYRLPGSQYERWIDIYTRLSQERIIFLGQEVNDSIANRIVAFLLYLDSDDPSKPIYLYINSPGGSVTAGMAIYDTMQYIKSEVVTICVGLAASMGSFLLAAGTPGKRLALPHARIMIHQPMGGTGRRQATDIQIEAQEILRIRQQLNEMLALRTGQTIEKIAKDTDRDYFMSAAEAKEYGLIDKVIEPSSLSTVAL, from the coding sequence ATGCCTATTGGTGTTCCCAGTGTTCCCTATCGTCTGCCCGGTAGTCAGTATGAGCGTTGGATCGATATCTATACTCGTCTAAGCCAGGAACGAATTATTTTTCTGGGTCAAGAAGTGAATGACTCGATCGCCAACCGCATTGTCGCTTTTTTACTCTATCTTGACTCCGATGATCCCAGTAAACCGATCTATCTGTATATCAATTCTCCGGGGGGATCGGTAACGGCAGGCATGGCCATCTACGACACCATGCAATACATTAAGTCGGAAGTGGTGACAATCTGTGTGGGTTTAGCGGCATCAATGGGATCGTTTTTATTAGCCGCCGGTACGCCGGGTAAAAGATTAGCCTTGCCCCATGCCCGTATCATGATTCACCAACCGATGGGGGGTACCGGTCGTCGTCAAGCAACGGATATTCAAATTGAGGCCCAGGAAATTCTGCGGATTCGTCAGCAACTCAATGAAATGTTGGCCCTTCGCACTGGCCAAACCATCGAGAAAATTGCCAAGGATACGGACCGGGATTATTTTATGTCCGCAGCCGAAGCGAAGGAATACGGACTCATTGATAAGGTGATTGAACCGAGTAGTCTGTCAACAGTTGCGTTGTAG
- a CDS encoding ATP-dependent Clp protease proteolytic subunit, which produces MEIKAVQTAYYGDMSFRTPPPDLESLLLKERIVYLGMPLFSSDEHKQQVGLDVTQLIIAQLLFLQFDDPDKPIFFYINSTGTSWYTGDAIGFETEAFAICDTINYIKPPVHTICIGQAMGTAAMILAAGTKGFRASLPHATIVLNQNRTGARGQATDIQIRAKEVLDNKRTMLEILSQTTGQTVEKLAKDLDRTFYLTPEQAKEYGLIDKVLENSKQLPQPLAALR; this is translated from the coding sequence ATGGAAATTAAAGCGGTTCAAACTGCCTACTACGGAGATATGTCTTTCCGTACTCCACCTCCCGATCTAGAGTCCCTGTTACTCAAAGAACGGATTGTTTATTTGGGAATGCCGCTGTTTTCTTCCGATGAGCATAAACAGCAAGTCGGGCTGGATGTGACGCAATTAATCATTGCCCAACTCCTCTTCTTGCAATTTGATGACCCCGATAAACCGATCTTTTTCTATATTAATTCAACGGGAACTTCCTGGTACACAGGGGATGCGATCGGGTTTGAAACAGAAGCTTTTGCGATTTGCGACACGATTAATTACATTAAACCCCCCGTCCATACTATTTGTATTGGTCAAGCGATGGGAACGGCTGCTATGATCCTCGCTGCCGGAACGAAGGGCTTTCGAGCTAGTTTACCCCATGCCACCATTGTCCTGAATCAAAATCGTACGGGAGCAAGAGGGCAGGCCACAGATATCCAAATTCGGGCCAAGGAGGTACTAGACAATAAACGTACCATGCTAGAAATTCTTTCCCAAACGACGGGTCAAACCGTTGAGAAATTGGCCAAAGACTTGGATCGTACTTTTTATCTCACCCCAGAACAGGCTAAAGAGTACGGATTAATTGATAAGGTCTTAGAAAATTCCAAGCAATTGCCCCAACCGCTTGCGGCTCTACGCTAA
- a CDS encoding KH domain-containing protein, which translates to MVLAVSPQIHSPDYMGLVSFLITPFLSASDSLRVDCEQANRKQRVWIRVAIEGEDKGRIFGRGGRNLNAICTVLEVAAATVGQTVYLDVYESDRDQSSSYLTRKRRPYGNGHEAEKFQRRRSRPRYSTD; encoded by the coding sequence ATGGTTCTTGCTGTCTCTCCTCAAATTCATAGTCCCGACTACATGGGATTGGTCTCTTTTTTAATAACCCCTTTTTTATCGGCTTCTGATTCTCTGCGCGTTGACTGTGAACAAGCGAACCGTAAACAACGGGTTTGGATTCGAGTGGCCATAGAAGGTGAAGATAAGGGTCGTATCTTTGGGCGTGGTGGCCGCAATCTGAATGCTATCTGCACTGTTCTAGAGGTGGCAGCGGCAACGGTGGGTCAAACGGTTTATCTGGATGTCTATGAGAGCGATCGCGATCAAAGCAGTTCCTATCTGACCAGAAAAAGACGACCCTACGGCAACGGGCATGAAGCAGAAAAGTTTCAGCGTCGTCGCTCCCGTCCCCGCTATTCTACTGATTAG
- the rpsP gene encoding 30S ribosomal protein S16: MIKLRLKRFGKKREVSYRIVAMHSTSRRDGRPLEELGFYNPRTDETRLDVPAIIQRLKQGAQPTDTVRSLLEKAQVFEQLKA; this comes from the coding sequence ATGATCAAGTTGCGCTTAAAACGTTTCGGTAAAAAAAGAGAAGTGAGTTATCGTATTGTGGCTATGCACAGTACTAGTCGCCGTGATGGTCGTCCCTTGGAAGAGTTAGGATTTTATAATCCCCGTACTGATGAAACTCGCCTTGATGTACCTGCAATTATCCAGCGTCTCAAGCAAGGTGCTCAGCCCACTGATACAGTGCGCTCCTTACTAGAGAAAGCTCAAGTATTTGAACAACTCAAAGCATAA
- the grxC gene encoding glutaredoxin 3 has product MAANVEIYTWRTCPFCIRAKSLLKQKDVDFTEYCIDGDSAARSAMSDRANGRSSLPQIFINNQHIGGCDNLYALNAQGKLDALLVA; this is encoded by the coding sequence ATGGCCGCTAACGTTGAAATCTATACCTGGAGAACTTGTCCGTTCTGTATTCGTGCAAAATCCCTGCTCAAGCAAAAAGACGTAGATTTTACGGAATACTGTATTGATGGGGACTCTGCCGCTCGTAGTGCCATGAGCGATCGCGCCAATGGTCGTTCTAGTCTGCCTCAGATTTTTATCAATAATCAGCACATTGGAGGCTGTGATAATCTCTACGCACTCAATGCTCAGGGTAAATTAGATGCCCTGTTAGTTGCTTAA
- the gshB gene encoding glutathione synthase, with protein MKFAFIIDPLARLDPGHDTTVAIMEAAQRLGHEVWITEMNQLSVVNGKAWATLQQLKLNPVSLIEGRWVAEARWYEIQETGFFCLETMDGVWMRKDPPVTIRYLYATYILDLIDPQKTLLINSPQGLREANEKMYTLQFHEVMPATIVSQDKAVIREFVEEHGSAVLKPLGGKAGEGILFLEPGDRNFNSMIEISTQQGLEPVMVQRFLPEAKEGDKRIILLNGEAIGAVNRIPTGKEFRGNMAVGGRVAKTEITPREQEICQRLSPKLQADGLYFVGIDVIGGYLTEVNVTSPTGVREIDRLQDVSLGETVIRWLESYRAKNT; from the coding sequence GTGAAATTTGCCTTTATCATTGACCCCTTGGCCCGTCTCGACCCAGGCCATGACACCACTGTCGCCATTATGGAAGCCGCCCAGCGTCTTGGCCATGAGGTCTGGATCACAGAAATGAATCAGTTAAGCGTGGTCAATGGTAAAGCCTGGGCAACCTTACAACAGCTTAAACTTAATCCGGTATCCCTCATTGAGGGGCGTTGGGTGGCAGAGGCTCGATGGTATGAGATTCAAGAAACGGGTTTTTTCTGTCTAGAAACAATGGATGGAGTCTGGATGCGAAAAGATCCCCCTGTCACCATTCGTTATCTCTATGCCACCTATATTTTGGATTTAATTGATCCCCAAAAAACCCTGCTGATTAATTCTCCCCAGGGATTACGGGAAGCGAATGAAAAAATGTACACTCTGCAATTCCATGAGGTAATGCCCGCAACCATTGTCAGTCAAGACAAAGCAGTTATTCGGGAATTTGTAGAAGAGCATGGTTCGGCTGTCCTGAAACCCTTGGGAGGAAAAGCAGGGGAAGGAATTTTATTTTTAGAACCCGGCGATCGCAATTTTAATTCGATGATTGAAATCAGTACTCAACAGGGGCTGGAACCTGTGATGGTGCAGCGTTTTTTACCAGAAGCGAAGGAGGGGGATAAACGTATTATTTTACTTAATGGGGAAGCGATCGGAGCCGTCAATCGCATTCCGACGGGTAAAGAATTTCGCGGTAATATGGCTGTTGGTGGAAGGGTTGCTAAAACGGAAATTACACCCAGGGAACAGGAAATTTGTCAGCGTTTAAGTCCCAAGTTACAAGCAGATGGTCTTTATTTTGTCGGCATTGATGTAATTGGGGGTTATCTGACGGAAGTGAATGTCACCAGTCCAACGGGAGTGCGAGAAATTGATCGACTCCAGGATGTCAGTTTAGGAGAGACGGTCATTCGTTGGTTAGAATCTTATCGTGCTAAAAATACCTAA
- a CDS encoding ribonucleotide-diphosphate reductase subunit beta, translating into MTISCSVKDGQGLTNLAEHIKDELSHVRLYQKLLPEAMQIFPYSVDQVYEMFAGAVEQECRWTNHIVGNNILGITENSTEQYTKYLANMRLRAIGLEPLFKDSKYDKSPYTHLERFSDTKKEGHTKANFFEATVTSYVMSSGVSGWDDI; encoded by the coding sequence GTGACTATTAGCTGTTCTGTGAAGGACGGGCAGGGACTAACGAACCTTGCTGAACATATAAAGGATGAATTAAGTCACGTTCGACTTTACCAAAAACTATTGCCTGAAGCCATGCAAATTTTTCCTTATTCTGTTGATCAAGTTTATGAAATGTTTGCGGGAGCCGTAGAGCAAGAATGTCGTTGGACAAATCATATTGTTGGCAATAACATTTTGGGGATCACCGAAAACAGCACAGAGCAATACACTAAGTATTTAGCCAATATGCGCCTGCGAGCGATCGGGTTAGAACCTTTATTTAAAGACTCTAAATATGATAAGAGTCCCTATACTCATTTAGAGCGTTTTTCTGATACCAAAAAAGAAGGTCATACCAAGGCTAATTTCTTTGAGGCCACTGTTACCAGCTATGTTATGTCTTCTGGCGTATCAGGCTGGGACGATATCTAA
- a CDS encoding HNH endonuclease, whose product MEAKHPMLPYRIFDDGSMLKTRGSGFKQMTKGTSGYSQFSCYGKVWLAHRVIWEAFNGEIPDGFQINHIDGNKANNQLTNLELVTPSENIRHAIQIGLKPPSKAEDNGMAKLTNAQYLMLIQDIIDGLDNTEIGLKYGLHSRYVSLIRHRKRLTSIWNQYESLNGITKTVNSRGLNSKIPIEKRIEVIKKLSTCSNKELAIQLGIDPSQISNVRYKKAWLDAWDVVESEGATTSREA is encoded by the coding sequence ATGGAAGCGAAACATCCAATGTTGCCGTATAGAATCTTTGATGATGGTTCTATGTTGAAAACCAGAGGTTCTGGGTTTAAGCAAATGACAAAAGGCACAAGTGGCTATAGTCAATTTTCTTGCTATGGAAAAGTTTGGTTGGCTCATAGAGTAATTTGGGAAGCATTCAACGGCGAAATTCCAGACGGATTTCAAATTAATCACATTGATGGAAACAAAGCAAATAACCAGCTAACTAATTTAGAATTGGTAACTCCATCAGAGAACATCCGCCATGCGATCCAAATAGGTTTAAAGCCTCCATCAAAAGCGGAGGATAATGGGATGGCTAAACTTACAAATGCCCAATATTTAATGTTAATTCAAGACATTATTGATGGACTTGACAACACGGAGATTGGACTTAAGTATGGATTGCATAGCCGTTACGTTTCTTTGATTCGCCATAGAAAGCGACTAACTTCTATTTGGAACCAGTATGAGTCTCTGAATGGTATTACCAAAACTGTAAATAGTCGAGGATTGAATAGTAAAATCCCTATCGAGAAAAGAATTGAAGTTATTAAAAAACTTTCTACTTGCTCGAATAAGGAATTAGCGATTCAACTCGGTATAGATCCTTCTCAAATCAGTAATGTTCGATATAAGAAGGCTTGGTTAGATGCTTGGGATGTCGTCGAGTCTGAAGGTGCAACGACCAGCCGAGAGGCGTAG
- a CDS encoding ribonucleotide-diphosphate reductase subunit beta, giving the protein MRENFWIPQRLDITQDVTDYWNLTDDERYAFDGILSYLTFLDSVQTCNIPHLKNSITAPEISLCMAEQISQEGMHNQSYQYMIESIIPSEKRTAVYDFWRTDKVLKDRCQFIAGLYQKYVDNSTQENYFIALLADYLLEGLYFYNGLN; this is encoded by the coding sequence ATGCGTGAAAACTTCTGGATTCCGCAGCGTTTAGATATTACCCAGGATGTTACCGATTATTGGAATTTAACCGATGATGAACGCTACGCTTTTGATGGAATTTTATCTTATTTAACTTTTCTCGATTCCGTCCAAACGTGTAACATTCCTCATCTTAAAAATTCGATTACGGCTCCTGAAATTAGTCTTTGTATGGCAGAACAAATTTCCCAGGAAGGAATGCACAACCAGAGTTATCAGTACATGATTGAGAGCATTATTCCTTCTGAAAAAAGAACTGCTGTTTATGATTTTTGGCGTACAGATAAGGTCTTAAAAGATCGTTGTCAATTTATTGCGGGACTGTATCAAAAGTATGTAGATAATTCGACTCAAGAAAATTACTTTATTGCCCTTTTGGCAGATTATTTACTAGAAGGTTTGTATTTTTACAATGGGTTAAATTAA
- the ltrA gene encoding group II intron reverse transcriptase/maturase, whose translation MTNAISSSTKRKVKYPESTHWSEINWRKVERKVYKLQKRIYKATQEGNHRTAKSLQKTLLNSWSAKALAVKKVTQENRGKKTAGVDGIKQLTPSQRLKLVNELKLKSKSKPVKRVWIPKPNKDEKRPLGIPTIEERARQALVKMALEPEWESKFEPNSFGFRPAKSTHDACGMVFSALSKSEEKWVLDADISGCFDNIDHQYLLDKVNATPKIRRQIKAWLKSGAIDFYGIKDNKGFSPTSKGTPQGGIISPLLANIALHGLETDLKEWLWSEKKYRKKYYNICTNSMHSLSQQQTKATLTVVRYADDFVVIHEDKDIIEECQEVIQKFLTPIGLTLREDKTSIKSSREGFDFLGFNFKQYKTGLYRSNKLSNGKPTGYTTLIKPSRKAIKEHYGRLAEIIDHCKSAPQEVLIKRLNPIIKGWANYYRFANSKETFGKLDHLLFWKLRKWARRRHPQKPRGWVDNKYFHTMDTNKDRKWEFSDNNTTLHAHSDTKIERHIRVKGHASIYDGNEAYWANRVKHHPTIRPRVLKLMSRQKGVCPYCHNPFRIDDKWEIDHIVPTYKGGKDYYYNLQLLHLDCHDKKTRIDMKEETCRENKVQR comes from the coding sequence ATGACTAATGCCATTAGTAGTAGTACTAAGAGGAAAGTAAAGTACCCTGAATCTACACATTGGTCAGAAATCAACTGGCGCAAGGTGGAAAGGAAGGTATACAAACTACAGAAACGTATTTACAAAGCCACTCAAGAAGGAAACCACAGAACAGCTAAATCTCTACAAAAAACCCTGCTCAATTCTTGGTCAGCCAAAGCTCTCGCCGTCAAAAAGGTAACACAAGAGAATAGAGGGAAGAAAACGGCAGGAGTAGATGGAATAAAACAACTAACTCCGAGCCAACGCCTAAAACTGGTCAACGAACTCAAATTAAAAAGTAAGTCAAAACCAGTTAAAAGGGTTTGGATACCTAAGCCAAACAAGGACGAAAAACGACCTCTAGGAATACCCACAATAGAGGAGAGAGCAAGGCAAGCACTTGTAAAAATGGCACTAGAGCCTGAATGGGAATCTAAATTCGAGCCAAACAGCTTCGGCTTTAGACCAGCAAAAAGTACCCACGACGCTTGTGGCATGGTGTTTAGCGCACTATCCAAAAGTGAAGAAAAATGGGTGCTAGATGCCGACATTAGTGGATGTTTCGACAACATCGACCATCAGTACTTACTTGACAAGGTGAACGCCACCCCAAAAATCAGAAGACAGATAAAAGCATGGCTAAAATCTGGAGCAATAGATTTTTATGGGATAAAGGACAATAAAGGATTCTCCCCTACATCCAAAGGCACACCGCAAGGTGGAATAATATCACCCCTGTTAGCAAACATAGCCTTACACGGACTGGAAACAGACCTCAAGGAATGGCTATGGAGCGAAAAGAAATACAGGAAGAAATATTACAACATCTGCACAAACTCTATGCACAGTCTAAGTCAGCAACAAACCAAAGCTACACTAACAGTAGTAAGATACGCTGATGATTTCGTGGTAATACACGAAGACAAGGACATCATAGAAGAATGTCAAGAGGTTATCCAGAAATTTCTGACCCCCATTGGTCTTACACTCAGAGAAGACAAAACCAGTATCAAAAGCAGCAGAGAAGGATTCGACTTTCTCGGATTCAACTTCAAGCAATACAAAACTGGATTATACAGAAGCAACAAGCTATCCAATGGCAAGCCAACAGGATACACAACGCTCATCAAACCTTCTCGTAAGGCAATCAAGGAACACTATGGAAGACTAGCGGAGATCATCGACCATTGCAAGTCAGCCCCACAAGAAGTCCTTATCAAAAGACTAAACCCAATCATCAAAGGATGGGCGAACTATTACCGATTCGCCAATTCCAAAGAAACATTTGGGAAATTAGACCATCTACTATTCTGGAAACTCAGAAAATGGGCTAGAAGAAGACATCCTCAAAAACCAAGAGGATGGGTGGATAATAAGTATTTCCACACGATGGATACTAATAAGGACAGAAAATGGGAATTTTCTGACAACAATACCACCCTACACGCTCATTCGGACACCAAAATCGAAAGGCACATAAGGGTAAAAGGTCACGCAAGTATCTATGATGGAAACGAGGCATATTGGGCAAACAGGGTGAAACACCATCCAACCATACGCCCAAGAGTACTGAAACTAATGAGCAGACAAAAAGGAGTGTGTCCATACTGTCACAATCCATTCAGGATTGACGACAAATGGGAGATAGACCACATTGTCCCCACTTATAAAGGCGGCAAGGATTATTATTATAATCTCCAGCTACTCCATCTGGATTGCCATGACAAGAAAACAAGGATTGATATGAAGGAAGAAACCTGTAGGGAAAACAAAGTTCAACGGTAA
- a CDS encoding DUF4277 domain-containing protein produces the protein MTQLNVKNLDHLGIIAAVVDELGLVDYINEQLQENDRAKISAGLVVKAMILNGLGFINSPLYLFREHLTFAISRNT, from the coding sequence ATGACCCAATTAAACGTTAAAAATCTCGACCATTTAGGAATAATCGCGGCCGTAGTTGATGAACTAGGTCTAGTGGATTATATCAATGAACAGTTACAAGAAAATGACCGTGCGAAAATCAGTGCGGGTCTGGTGGTTAAAGCCATGATTCTCAATGGCTTAGGATTTATTAATTCTCCCTTGTATTTATTCAGGGAGCATCTCACCTTTGCAATAAGTAGAAATACTTAA